A genomic stretch from Plasmodium reichenowi strain SY57 chromosome 2, whole genome shotgun sequence includes:
- a CDS encoding hypothetical protein (conserved Plasmodium protein, unknown function), whose translation MDEWIVVQKKKSDRHKKQVIDKLTLENEKKQREKKNENAENNIYEEKENIKIQSIYNKKKKMNVKNICKNIENVTCHLEKNEFFKNFINKFNTINKENLNKAIISLGLGSLIDMNLNNKKACIYQFSFLLLLKKVYDIKQVYLYDPKISEVDRNVCEYFNIKILICSNEEEDKKDDEDNKSGDYKGDNYNIEDNYNKEDNYNKEDNYNKDDNYNKEDNYNKEDNYNKDDNYNKEDNYNKEDNYMHTLKHKEHYKCPHNPNDVPLPCTEKMNIIKFSSVMEKVILFMPHCDIHLYGDILYSIFVHEKLFYKNVQFYFNLENTIFLGNCFDYYRDHSYLYKPFGLPSYVIKMLNANRQKLNISIQENHMNKLLAHFKTYHFIFYILNFVHETKFPIFPDHAGSFNDLSITIFHKIEDKFKFWSHIYESLNNML comes from the coding sequence atggATGAGTGGATTGTggtacaaaaaaaaaaatccGATCGTCATAAAAAGCAAGTCATTGATAAATTAACACTcgaaaatgaaaaaaaacaaagagagaaaaaaaacgaaaatgcggaaaataatatatatgaagaaaaagaaaacataaaaatacaaagtatatataataaaaaaaaaaaaatgaatgtaaaaaatatatgtaaaaatatagaaaatgtTACTTGTCATTtggaaaaaaatgaattttttaaaaattttataaacaagtttaatacaataaataaagaaaatcTTAACAAAGCGATTATTTCTTTAGGTCTTGGTTCTTTAATAGATATGAATttaaataacaaaaaagCTTGTATTTATcaattttcatttttattattgttaaaaaaagtatatgatataaaacAGGTATACCTATACGATCCGAAAATTTCGGAGGTTGATCGGAATGTATGTGAATATTttaacataaaaattttaatttgCTCTAATGAAGAGGAAGACAAAAAAgatgatgaagataataaGAGTGGTGATTATAAAGGAGATAATTACAATATAGaagataattataataaagaagataattataataaagaagataattataataaagacgataattataacaaagaagataattataataaagaagataattataataaagacgataattataacaaagaagataattataacaaaGAAGATAATTATATGCATACATTAAAACATAAAGAACATTACAAGTGCCCACATAATCCCAATGATGTTCCCTTACCTTGTAcagaaaaaatgaatataattaaattttcCAGCGTTATGGAAAAAgtcatattatttatgcCACATTGCgatattcatttatatggagatattttatattccaTTTTTGTTCATGAAAAATTGTTTTATAAGAATGtacaattttattttaatttagAAAATACAATATTTCTTGGAAATTGTTTTGACTATTATAGAGACcattcttatttatataaaccTTTTGGTTTACCCTCTTATGTTATTAAAATGTTAAATGCAAATCGtcaaaaattaaatatttcaatACAAGAAAATCATATGAACAAATTATTGGCACATTTTAAAACATaccattttattttttatatcctAAATTTCGTACATGAAACAAAATTTCCTATTTTTCCTGATCATGCTGGATCATTCAATGATTTGTCAATTACCATCTTTCACAAGATAGAAGATAAGTTCAAATTCTGGTCACACATTTATGAATCTTTGAAcaatatgttataa
- a CDS encoding secreted protein with altered thrombospondin repeat domain, putative: CWCPRGYILCSEEDVLDVQGKLNEIKNKHERSLVTPLWMKRLCDNSNDVGFKSMSVVIDYELAVLCKDGSNKDYADFEIIGASGYITGEEMIEEQKRNPWYVPRKCTVNNFYLCRKVENDNVNCSYTPWSDWSACKNNTQKRYRKVRRSNQNNENFCLWNDKIVPRNIMEQTRSC, from the coding sequence CTGTTGGTGCCCTAGAGGATACATTTTGTGCAGCGAAGAAGACGTTTTAGATGTACAAGGCAAACTGAAcgaaattaaaaataagcATGAAAGAAGTCTAGTAACCCCATTATGGATGAAGAGACTATGTGACAATTCAAATGATGTAGGTTTTAAAAGTATGTCTGTTGTTATAGATTACGAATTAGCAGTATTATGTAAAGACGGAAGTAATAAAGATTATGCTGATTTTGAAATTATTGGGGCGTCTGGATATATTACAGGAGAAGAAATGATTGAGgaacaaaaaagaaaccCTTGGTATGTTCCACGTAAATGTACTGTCAATAATTTTTACTTATGTAGAAAAGtagaaaatgataatgtCAATTGTTCATATACTCCTTGGTCAGATTGGAGTGCctgtaaaaataatacacaAAAAAGATATAGAAAAGTACGCCGATcaaatcaaaataatgaaaatttttGTTTGTGGAATGACAAAATTGTTCCCAGAAATATAATGGAACAAACGCGTTcatgttaa